ACTCTTTTGGGTGGAACTAGTTGACTGATACTTAGCTGATTAGTAATAGCGTTGTCAGGATTTTAAATCTGAAACAATGAAAGCTCGTTAGCCCAGATTGCTTTAGTTACAATGAAGAATTCCACCCTTGTTCTTGTGTTTGATATGGAGTCCAGAGCTATTAGCCTTACTCctaattaattcatttgttCATTTGTTCATTTGTTGCTAGCATTGATCTTCCCACCATTCTTTACGAACACTCTTAAAGATGTAAAGTTCTGTTAAGTTCATTCAACTTCATAGCTTTACTGAAGCATAACTATATGTATTACATTCAGTTTTCCCATCTCTTGttcaatatcaatgagaatCTAGAGTTGTTTGTTTCTCCGTTCACACGACGTCTCGAATTATTAGTTATGAAGTTTTAAACATCATGTTGGCCTCTCGACTCCTCTTAACTTGATTATGGTTTAGCTTACATGTTACCACTTTGGTTTGTCTCTTCAATGTTACTTCCACTTTCATACTCTTGATATTTCGAACGAAAAGgggcaaaaaaaaatctgttcAAAAACCTTCTTGTTTACGAACTTAACATGGAAGAaacattttttccatttcgtgGGATTAAGAATGATATAAGAGGAAGACTTCTGTGCTATAGACAGGATTGGACTGGCGGGTTTCGCACCGGTATCAGGTTTACTTCCTTATGACGAAAGGCGATCGCTATATAAGCTTCTGTTTTTATTGCCTCACCTAGTTAGAACTGTATACTTATGTGTAGGGTCTGTTTTTGTTAGGATCTTGGCCCCAACGACGTACATATTCTTCGCTTCAGCAATTCCGGTTATATCGTTCGGGGAGCAGCTAGAAAGGAATACATGTATGCCTACTTCTTTGGTTGCCTTTTGTTCTTTATAAACTTGTCTAGTCTGCTCAGATATAATTCTCTCTTTCATTCATGCCATAGATGGGACTCTAACTGCGGTACAAACTCTAGCATCAACAGCACTTTGTGGCATTATCCACTCCGTGTTCGGGGGACAGCCTCTGCTCATCCTTGGCGTTGCTGAACCAACTGTTTTGATGTATACGTTCATGTTCGACTTTGCAAAGGACCGAAAGGAACTGGGGCAGGAACTATTCTTAGCCTGGACAGGATGGTATCTGTTTAAGTTATCTACACcaaatgaataaataacaatacaAGGGATTCATGCTAGTGCAACAAATAGTTAATTTTGTGTTGTTCTTCTCTGTATATTATAGGGTATGTGTGTGGACAGCCATTTTGCTTTTCTTGCTTGCTGTGTTGGGTGCATGCTCCTTGATCAATAGGTTCACACGTCTTGCTGGAGAATTGTTCGGTCTGCTAATTGCTATGCTCTTTATGCAGCAGGCGATACGTGTGAGTTGTAATCTTGAGTCTTGGTCTCATGACTAACTATAAGAATTAGATAAACAATTCCAGCTTCTTGACGAAGTTACAAATTTCATCTCATAACTGTAATCTCGAGTCTTGTATAGGGTGTTGTGGAGGAATTCAGCATACCCCAAAGGGAAAATCCGAATCGTGTGGCACTCCAACCTCCCTGGCTCTTTGGCAATGGAATGTTTGCATTAGTGCTATCGTTCGGGCTTCTACTAACCGCCCTTAAAAGCCGCAAGGCTAGATCATGGCGCTATGGGACTGGTACGACGTCCATATAGATACAATTTCAAGCGTAGTTTTGGATAATATGTTGTGTTCCTGTAATGATTCTGGTCTGTTCCTGccatttttcttctgaaaTACGATCTAAAATATAGGTTGTTTACGAGGCTTTATCGCCGATTATGGAGTTCCACTTATGGTGCTCGTATGGACAGCGTTATCTTACATTCCAGTCAATAACGTCCCACATGGGATCCCAAGAAGGCTTTTCAGTCCCAATCCATGGTCTCAGGGAGCCTACTCAAACTGGACAGTCATAAAGGTTTGTCATATGTTGCTGATATCCAAATTTCTATTAGTTTGATAGCAAATCCATACACTTCCCTATCTCCCATGTGCAGGAAATGTTGAGAGTGCCTCCATTGTATATAGTTGGAGCATTCATACCAGCAACCATGATAGCAGTTCTTTACTACTTTGATCACAGTGTTGCATCTCAACTTGCCCAACAGAAAGagtttaatttgaaaaaaccaGCTTCATATCATTATGATCTTCTTCTCCTAGGCTTCCTTGTAAGCTATCTCATGGAAATATAacatttcctcttcttttacTGCAAATTTAGTAGCTCCATGAAGGGGTGACCCAGTTGAATTTGCTTTGAAAAGGGTTTTTCATGTCAATAGAAACTGTTTCTCTTCTCAGGTTATCCTCTGTGGACTTATAGGCATACCACCTTCTAATGGTGTAATTCCTCAGTCTCCTATGCACACTAAAAGCTTAGCTACCCTTAAACATCAGGTAATAACTTCAATCAGTTCTTAGTTTATCTGATTTTATATGcatatatacatttttctcTGATTTGAATCTCGAAAGCACGTTACATCCAGTAGTCGTAATGAACCTCTCTTTCCGAATGTATGTATGCATAATCCATCGCTTTTATCGCCGAGATCTTGGCTTCAACCATTTTCTAGGCTCATGGAGGGTTAGATTATGTTTGGCAATCATCTTCCTTCTCAAATATTTTTGACTGCGTCTGCGTCTTCTTGTCCTTGTGTcttgttagaaatcacggcTCTctataatagtatgatattgtccactttgaggaTAAACTCGTgtgggtttgtttttgtttctccaaaaggcctcgtaccaatggagatagtgttccttacttataaacccatgatcttcctcttaattagtcaaGGTGGGACTACTCCTTTCAATAATCCTTAACAAttctccccttgaacaaagtacaacaTAGAGCCtcctatggagccctcaaattgcctccctttaatcgaggctcaactcctttctctagagccctcgaacaaaatacaccctttgttcgacacttgagtcacttttgactacaccttcgaggctcacaacatCTTGGTTCGACATTTTAGGatgggcatgactctgataccatgttagaaatgacaactctccacaatagtatgatattgtctactttgagtataagctctcgtgggtttgcttttgtttctccgaaaggcctcgtaccaatggagatagtgttccttacttatatacccatgatcttcctcttaattatcCATTGTGGGACTACTTctttcaataatcctcaatGTAAACTTCCTTCTAACGTGAAATTTAAACAAAGTGGTTATGTTTTATCTCTTTATAAATAGCTTTTGCGGAGCAAGCTGGTAGCAGCAGCGCGACAAAGTTTCCGTAAAAATTCGAACTTGAGTCAGTTCTACCAGAACATGCAAGAGGCATATAATGAGATGCAGACTCctttaatttatcaaaatcCACCAGCTGTGGTAATGGTGACCATTTGGAATGAACTTTGCGTTATTCTCATTTTGATTTACACTTAATCTCACATGTTCTGTCTTCAAGTAGGGGCTGAAGGAGTTGAAAGATTCCACCATCCAACTAGCTTCAAGAACTGGATACATTGATGCACCTGTGGATGAAACTGTTTTCGATGTGGACAAAGATGTCGACGATCTTCTTCCTGTAGAAGTTAAAGAACAACGTCTCAGCAATTTGCTTCAGGCAGTAATGGTTGGTGGTTGTGTTGCTGCCATGCCTCTTTTGAAGAAGATCCCGACTTCGGTTCTTTGGGGCTACTTCGCTTTCATGGCAATCGAGAGCTTGCCCGGAAATCAATTCTGGGAAAGGATTTTACTGCTTTTCACTGCTCCGAATCGTAGATACAAGTTAGTTGACGTTCATATTTTCAAATGGGACGTTGACTTTTGCATACGACAGTTGACTGAAGATTGACTAGTGATTCATTTGACTTTCAGGGTGTTGGAGGAATATCATGCGACCTTTCTAGAAACTGTCCCCTTCAAAACAATTGCTACTTTCACCCTGTTTCAGACAGTGTATCTGCTGATGTGTTTTGGTTTAACATGGATACCAATTGCTGGTGTTCTTTTTCCGCTGCTGATCATGCTGCTTGTACCTGTGCGCCAGTATTTGCTCCCCAGGTTCTTCAAAGGTGCTCATCTTCAGGACTTGGATGCTGCTGAATACGAGGAAGCCCCTGCAATCGCGTTTAATCCATCCTTCGAAGTAAGCTATCAGAACTCTCTGTTCGTTTTAGTTAAACCTGTTAATTGTCTTAGTTCATGTAAGATCCCACaacagttggggaggagaaggaaacaccctttataagggtgaggaaacctctccctagaagaacgcgttttaaaaatctcaagggaaagcccaaagaagacaatatctgctagcggtaggcttggggcGTTACACATTCCTCTTTGAGTCTGAATAACAATGCAAAATTTGAACATAGGTGCACATAATCATGGTGTTAAAGCTACTCCATTCcacatttttgttgtttggtACTTTTCAGGATCGAATGGGAAGAACTTCCAACATTGACGACGGTGAAATACTCGACGAGATGATCACGAGAAGCCGTGGCGAGATTCGGCGTACACAGAGTTCGAAAATGACGAGCTCATCCCCAAATACAGTAGAGGGCATCAAACCTACGTACAGCCCACAGATATCATCACAGAAACTGTACAGTCCACGGATCAATGAACTGAGAAGGGAGAGGAGTTCTCTATCTCCTGGAAAAGGACCTGGCTTTAAGCTGAATTCTAGTCCTAGTCCTAGTCCTAGTCCCAGTCCGAGTGCAGAGCCAGGGCCAGGACCATCCTTTAGAAATTAGCCTATTTGTAAGTGGTTACTTCTGCATGGTTTTGATATTGTTAATTGCGTTCGAGAGGCCTTTTAACGCTGTTTTGCTGCAGCTAAGTGTCAGTTCGTATGGGAATGATGTCTTTTTCgtccccttttttcttttcttttttttctttaataaaacgAATGAAAAACATACATATACTGTTTATGTAGATTTGTCATACAGAATTATCTGAATGTTTAAAAAGGTGATATTATGctattttcttccattattATGATCATGTGATGTAATATTTTGGTTCTTATGTCAATTTTTCGGTCCATAATATTGGTGGAAAACACTTCAAAGGTTAGgtcatattaattttaaacgtGAATAtccatattaattttaaacgtgaatatcaaaagatatttgaaCGTGAATATCAAGAGACTAAAGGTTTAAATATTCACGAGACTAAAGGTTTAAATATCGGGGGATAATTTCAATTCAACGTCAGAatttatgtaaatttaaaatcaaatcctATGGAATCTATGTAAAATTTAATGCGTCTGAAGGAGGCGTTTGATACGAATCTTGACGTGCCAACCTAGAATGGACAAATCGCATAAACCCAAAATGGTCCTTACCTTCTGTGTCTTCactttcattaatttaaaatctaataGTTCGCAACCCAATGCTGCATGTGTTGTGTTTTCTATGAACAAATATGTTCAAGGTCATTAATTAAAGGAGATTTCTTGGTATAAcaaatatcattattattttttaaaaatccagggatgtgttaaaaaaaaaaaaaagcttttaaCCACAGGCTTATATTAGAAATTACAAATGTTACTTCGAATCAAACAAGCTCATTATGAGGAAGACATTGGGCAGATGTGATATGAGTCTGCAACAAGTGCTAAACAGGCTGGATTCAAAtctgaaaatttaaaacgtTCACTAGCATTTCAATTCTAATACTGTGGATACTTAGCCTTGAGAATAGTGTGGTATCATGCTAGTGAATTGAAATGGACAGGGCTGTCCAGAGGGAAGGAAGATGGCTATTTAtccacaaagaataaaagTCATCCTGAAGggcagaaagaaaaagtacaaAACTTCAGAGGTGTTTTCTACATGGATTGCAACTACAAACAAATCGTCCATGGATTTTTTTAGTCATGGTTAACAACTACCAAGTTCCTAAGGCAAAATTTCATGGGCGGCTTTTAAGCAGTCTTCGGCTTGGCTTTGATGCGCTTAACCCTTGAATACAGGAAAACCCCAGCAAGAGCTATTCCAGTGCCTGCATTAGATCCGAGAATAAGTGTTTTAATGCATCAAGAAGTGTTTGACACCAATTTCACAAACAGAAGACTGAAGAAGCCAATATTACCAATAGAGTTTATTGGAGAAACAGGTGTTTGGAAG
This genomic interval from Cucurbita pepo subsp. pepo cultivar mu-cu-16 chromosome LG20, ASM280686v2, whole genome shotgun sequence contains the following:
- the LOC111782808 gene encoding probable boron transporter 2, with the translated sequence MEETFFPFRGIKNDIRGRLLCYRQDWTGGFRTGIRILAPTTYIFFASAIPVISFGEQLERNTYGTLTAVQTLASTALCGIIHSVFGGQPLLILGVAEPTVLMYTFMFDFAKDRKELGQELFLAWTGWVCVWTAILLFLLAVLGACSLINRFTRLAGELFGLLIAMLFMQQAIRGVVEEFSIPQRENPNRVALQPPWLFGNGMFALVLSFGLLLTALKSRKARSWRYGTGCLRGFIADYGVPLMVLVWTALSYIPVNNVPHGIPRRLFSPNPWSQGAYSNWTVIKEMLRVPPLYIVGAFIPATMIAVLYYFDHSVASQLAQQKEFNLKKPASYHYDLLLLGFLVILCGLIGIPPSNGVIPQSPMHTKSLATLKHQLLRSKLVAAARQSFRKNSNLSQFYQNMQEAYNEMQTPLIYQNPPAVGLKELKDSTIQLASRTGYIDAPVDETVFDVDKDVDDLLPVEVKEQRLSNLLQAVMVGGCVAAMPLLKKIPTSVLWGYFAFMAIESLPGNQFWERILLLFTAPNRRYKVLEEYHATFLETVPFKTIATFTLFQTVYLLMCFGLTWIPIAGVLFPLLIMLLVPVRQYLLPRFFKGAHLQDLDAAEYEEAPAIAFNPSFEDRMGRTSNIDDGEILDEMITRSRGEIRRTQSSKMTSSSPNTVEGIKPTYSPQISSQKLYSPRINELRRERSSLSPGKGPGFKLNSSPSPSPSPSPSAEPGPGPSFRN